TCCCATAATCAGGGGATAATCCCGCATCATAACGCCATCGTAGAACATCTTGCCCATTCCGGGGATGGCGAAAATGGTTTCAAAAATCACACTGCCGCCGATCAGGCCCGGCACCGAAAGACCAAGTATGGTGATGACCGGCAACAGGGCATTGCGCAAGGCATGTCTGAAGATGACGGCTTTCTCCGACAATCCCTTGGCACGCGCCGTGAGAATATAATCCTGGCGGATCACCTCCAGCATATTGCCGCGCATATAGCGGGAAAACCCTGCAAGCCCTCCAAATGCCGAAACAAATACCGGTAAAACCAGATGATGCAGAACATCGGCCACCTGCCGCCAGGCACTGAAATATTCATGGCCAAGGGATTTAAGGCCAGCAATGGGAAACAGTCCGAGACGCACGCCAAAAAAATCCATCAGCAGCAACGCCAGCCAGAACGACGGCGTGGCAAACCCCAGGAAAACAAAAACGGTGGTAAACCGATCGAACAGGGAATTGCGGCGCACTGCGGAAATCACTCCCAGCGGCACGGAAACCAGCAGTATAAGGCTGATGGAAAGCAGATTGATCATGATGGTGACCGGCAGCCGCTCGACAATCTTTTCGGCAACGGGGCGGCGGTCCTGCACAAAGGATTCGCCGAAATCGAAACGGGCCAGCCGTCCCAACCATTTGCCGTACTGCACCAGCAACGGTTTGTCCAGATCGTACTGAGCGCGCAGCCGCTCACGCAATTCGGCGCTGACCTCGGGATTGAGCTGGGTCTGCAAATC
This portion of the Syntrophotalea acetylenica genome encodes:
- a CDS encoding ABC transporter permease, which translates into the protein MIVPIVKRLLLMVPLLLGITLISFVVIHLAPGEPTDLQTQLNPEVSAELRERLRAQYDLDKPLLVQYGKWLGRLARFDFGESFVQDRRPVAEKIVERLPVTIMINLLSISLILLVSVPLGVISAVRRNSLFDRFTTVFVFLGFATPSFWLALLLMDFFGVRLGLFPIAGLKSLGHEYFSAWRQVADVLHHLVLPVFVSAFGGLAGFSRYMRGNMLEVIRQDYILTARAKGLSEKAVIFRHALRNALLPVITILGLSVPGLIGGSVIFETIFAIPGMGKMFYDGVMMRDYPLIMGVLVIGAVLTLFGNLIADVAYALADPRIRKR